The Methylopila sp. M107 genome contains the following window.
GCCGTGTTCGCCGCTAAGCTTCAAGCAGGGCCTGAAGCTCTTTCGGGCTGATCCGGCCGTCGTGCAGCGCGCTCGCGACCAGCGCGCCGGCGACGCCCATAGCGGCCAGCATGGCCAGGTCGGCCGGCCCGCGGACCCCGCCGGCCGCATAGACCTCCCTGCCGCCGGCCTTCGCGACGATTTCCGCCAGGCGCGCGACGTCGGGCCCCTCGCCCGCCCCGACGCGGGCCAGCGTCATCACGATGACCCGGCGCGGCCAGAGCGACGGATCGCGATGGATTTCCTGCGGACCGATCGGCTCGGCGGCGTCGTGGTCGAGCGAGAGCACGCCGCCGGAGGCTCTCAGCGCATGCGACAAAGTCCTTGAGTCTTCAAAGGATTCCGTGCCGATCACCGAGGTCTCGCCGTCGGCGCGGCGGTCCGTGAGCGACTCGACGTCGGTCTCGCCGCGGTCGACCCAGATCTCGACGTCCGGATGCGCCGCCTGGATCGCCTGGATCGTCCCGTCATGTCCGCGCCCGCCGCGGATCGCGTCGATGTCGGCGACGTAGAGCCGCCGGAACGGCGCGAGCCCCATCAGCGCCCCGACAATCGCGAGCGGGCCGGAACCTGTTGCAATTCTTGACTGAATCGGCGCGTAGGCGGCGCGCTCGCCCTTGCGGGCATGCACCACCTCGCCGCCCATCAGGTCGATGACCGGAATGACGTCCACGCGAAAACTCTCCGGGCCGAAACGATAAGGGTTCGCGCGCGCCGACGCTTGCGCTAAAGGCGGGCGCGCGGGGTGAGCCATAGCTCGCGAGGCTCCGGGGGGCCAGATTTGCGCGTCTTCGTCTGTGAGTTCGTGACCGGCGGCGGCCTGTGCGACGAGCCGCTGCCGCCCTCGCTGTCGCGCGAGGGCCAGCTGATGCGCGACGCGCTGGTTCACGACCTCTGCGATCTCGGGCTCGAGGTCCTGACGACCCATGACGTTCGCACGCGCCCGCCATTCGGCGCGGACAGCCTGCCGGTCACGGCGGGCGACGACGTCTGGTCGATATGGGCGGGCGTCGCCGCGACCGCGGATGTCGCATGGCTGATCGCGCCGGAGACCGCGGGACTGCTCGCGCGGCTGACGCGACTCGCGCGCGGGGCCGGCGCGACGGTCGTCGGGCCCGATGACGACACGATCCGCATCGCTTCGTCCAAATCCGCGACCGTCTCGAAGCTCGCGCCCTTCGTGCTGACCCCGGCGACATGGGCGCCGGGCGCCGTTCCGCGCAGGACCGCCGGCCCGTTCGTCGCGAAGCCCGACTGCGGGGCCGGCTGCGAGGCGACGCTTCTGTTCGACGCTGTCCCGAAGAAATCGGAGCTTCCGAAAGGCCACATCGTCCAGCGCTTCGTCGCGGGCGAGCCCGCGAGCCTGACGGTGCTGCGCGCCAACGGACGCACGCGGCTGCTTTGCGCCAACCGGCAGCGCGTCGTGGTCGAGAACGGCGTGTTCCGCTTCCGCGGCGTCGGCGTCGCCGCCGTCAAGGACCAGGACGGCCGGCTGGCCGCGACAGCCGAGGCCGTCGTCGCCGCGTTGCCCGGCCTCGCCGGCATCTTCGGGATCGACATCGTGCTCGGGGCTGACGGCCCGGTCGTGATCGAGGTCAACCCGCGCCTGACCACGGCTTATGCGGGCCTCCGCGACGCGCTCGGCCTCAATCCGGCGTCGCTCGCCCCGCCCTTCGCGCCGGCGACCGCAGCCTCGCCCTCGCTTGTCCCGCGCCACGTCGAGATCGCGTTGTGACGCGTGCCATCCTCGGCTGGGACGTCGGCGGCGCGCATCTGAAGGCCGCGCGGTTGGGCGAAGACGGCCGGCTCGAAGCCGCGCGCATCGCGCCCTGCGCTCTCTGGAAGGGCCTCGACCAGCTCGACGCCGCGCTTGACGCGCTCGCCGAACCCGGCTGTGCGTCCGCCGTCACCATGACGGGCGAACTGGTCGACCTCTTCCCCGACCGCGCCGCCGGCGTCGCCGCGCTCGTCGAACGGCTTTCGACGAGGCTCGGCGGCGACACGGCCTTTTACGCCGGCGGCGCTGGCTTCCTGGCCTCGGACTTGGTTTCCGCGCAATGGCGCGACGTCGCCTCGGCGAACTGGCGCGCGACCGCGGAGGCGCTGGCTCTGGAGGGCGACGGCCTGTTGGTCGACGTCGGTTCGACGACGAGCGACATCGTCCCGTTTCTCTCCGGCCACGTGAGCGCGCTCGGCGCGACGGACGCGGGACGGATGGCCTGCGACGAACTCGTCTATCTCGGCGTCGCCCGGACGCCCGTGATGGCGATCGCCCCGCGGGTTCCGTTCGGCGGCGGCTGGATCGCCCCGATGGCCGAACACTTCGCGACCAGCGCGGACGTCTTCCGCCTGACCGGCGAACTGCCGGACGGCGCCGACCTGCACGCGGCGGCCGACGGCGGGCCGAAGACCGTGGAGGCGAGCGCGCGCCGCCTGCTCAGAATGGTCGGCGTGGATCTTTCCGAGGGAAGCCGGGCCGACGCGCGCGCCCTCGCCTCATGGCTATCCGAAGCGGTGTTGCGGCGGCTCGCCGACGCCGTCGCGCTGGTGCTGTCCCGCGACGGCGCGGCCGGCGCCCCGACGATATACGGAGCCGGCGTCGGACGTTTTCTGGCCGCCGCAGTGGCGCGCAGGCTCGGGCTCATGTATCGCGACGTCGGCGAGGTCTGGTCGGACGATCCGGCGCTTGCGGCGGCCGCAGCGAACGCGGCGCCGGCCGTGGCCGTCGCCCGACTGTTCGCGGCGCGTCAGGGCTGACGGCGCCGAAACCTTTTCCCACCCTTGGCGGTTTCTTCGAACATGAGCGATCGCATCTTCATACGCGGCATTCAGGTTCACGCGTATCATGGCGTCTTCGAAGAAGAAAATCGCCTTGGTCAGAAGTTTCACTTCGACGTCGACTATTGGGTCGACGCGCAGCCTTACGCGCAGACCGACGACTACAGCCACGCCGTCTCCTACGCCGACGTCCACGACGCGGTGATCGAGGTCGCCAAGGGGCCGATCATCAAGCTCATCGAGACGCTGGCGGAGCGCATCGCGGCGCTGCTGCTCGAGCGCTTTCCGTCGATCAGCCAGGTGCGGGTCGAGGTCCACAAGCCCGGCGCGCCGATCATCGGCGTGTTCTCCGACGTCGGGGTCGAGATCATCCGCCGCCGGGCCGGGACCTGAGATGCGCGAGATCGGTCTCGGCTTCGGCAGCAATGTCGGCGACAAGGTCGATAACGTCCGCCGCGCGATCGCCCGCGTGTTCGCTGGACCGGAGTTCGAGTTCGTCGTCGCCTCGTCGATCTGGCGCACCGCGCCATGGGGCTATCTCGACCAGGACTGGTTCGCCAACGCCTGCGCGGTCGGGCGCACGTCGCTGACGCCCGAGGACGCTTTGACCTTCACGCAGAGCGTCGAGGAAGAGCTCGGCCGCGAACAGACGTTCCGCTGGGGGCCGCGCGTGATCGACGTCGACATCCTCTATCTCGGCGAGACCAGGCTGTCCTCCGAGCGGCTGATCATCCCGCACAAGGAAATGATGAACCGCGCATTCGTGCTGGCGCCGTTGGCCGAGGTCCGCCCGGACCTCGTCTTCGACGACCGATCCGTGCGGGAGGCCGCGGAAGCGATGGGCGAACAGGGATTCTCCAGGCTCGCCCCGCCGTGGCGTCCGGATCAAGGCTGACGGTCGCCCGGCCGGGCGGCGACCGACCTCGGCGCCGCGTCAGTTCGCCTCGCCGTCCGCCTCGCGCGCCAGGGCTTCGAGCTGCTGTGTAATCTCACGTGCGGCAAAGGGCTTTGGCACGAGCCGCTCTTCGGCAAGGCCGTCAGGCGCGTCGTCCCGGTTCGCGCCCGAGACGAAGACGAACGGCACGTGCCGCAGGCGAAGCTCCAGCGCGAGCGAATAGGTCTTGCCGTCCGCGACGTCGATGTCGAGAAACGCCAGCGACACGGTGTCGTCGATCACCTCGAAGGCCGCCTTGACCGACGTCGCGATGCTGATCTCGGCGTCCGGCAGCCGATCGAGCACGATCGCCTCGATTTCGAGCGCGATCACCGGTTCGTCCTCGACGATGAGTATACGCATACAGGCGACAGGCTCCGCCGCCGGCCCGGCCATGTGGCCGAACGGGCGTCAAGGCTAGACGCTCAGGATGTCGATACGGTTCCGGATTTCTTCTCGATGCGCGGCAGGAACTCCGCGCCGCGCTCGGAGAGGAAGGAACTCATCGCGGCCGCAGGCGGCGTCAGCCGCTTCCCGGCGCGGCGCACGACATGCCATTGCCGCATGATCGGCAGGCGCTCGACGTCGAGCTGCGTGAGGCGGCCGTCCGCGATTTCGGCCGCGACGGTGTGGGCGGAGAGGAACGCCAGGCCGAGGCCCGCGATCACCGCCTGCTTGATCGTCTCGTTGGAGCCGATCTCCATGCCGATCTTCGGGAGGACCCCTTCTTCGGCGAACAGCCGTTCCATCAAAGCGCGGGTGCCGGACCCCTGCTCGCGCATGAGGAAGGTGTGGCCGGACAATGCCTGCGGCGCGAGCGTCTGGCCGACCAACGGGTGGTCCGGCGGCGCGACGACGATGTGCGGGTGATCGCCGATCACTGTCCGCACCGTCTCGATGTCCTCCGGCGGGCGGCCCATGATGGCGACGTCCACCTGGTCGCCCCGCAGGTGGTTCAGCACCTCCATGCGGTTCCCGACCACGAGCGCGAGCTCGACCTTGGGGTGGGCGCGGGCGAACGCCCCGAGCGCCATCGGAGCGAAATACTTGGCCGTCGAGACGATCGCGACCGCGACCCGGCCGCCCTCGAGGCCCTTCATGGCCTCCAGCGCCGCGACGCAGTCGCGGATCGCCGATTCGATGCGCGTGACGGCCTCGACGACCTCGCGGCCGGCGTCCGTCGGGCGGAACTTGTCGCCGGAGCGGTCGAGCAAGGGCAGCGCCGTCGCGGCTTCGAGCAGTTGCACCTGCATGGTCACGGCGGGCGGCGTGACGCCGAGCCTGCGCGCGGCCGCGCTCACCGCCCCGCTGTCCGCGACGGCGGCGAGCGCGCGCAGCTGCTTGATGGTCAGGGAGCGGATCAGGTCTTCAGACATCCTGAATGCAGCGTTTAGGCCTTTTGTGTTTCCTGAGCAATCACGCTTACGACGATCTGTTGCGTGGCGGGCGCGATCTGTGGCCTGTATCGAGGCGACGCGCAGGCGCACAGTCGCGCCCGCACAAGACGACTGATGGAGAAGACGCCTTGGCCGAGCCCTTGACCCTCGAGGCCTATCTCGACCAGTGGGCCGCCGGCGACGCCGCACGCGGCGATGTCGGGAAGACCGTTCTGGCGATGTGCGTGGCCGCGCGCGAGATCGCCGCGATCGTCGGACGCGGCGCGCTCGAAGGCGACATGGCCGCCGCGATCGGCGGCAACGCCGGCGGAGACACCCAGAAGGCGCTCGACCTGCGCACCCACGACATCACGATCGAGGCGCTGAAGGCCGCGCCGGTCGCGCGTGTCGGCTCCGAGGAGGCCGACGACGTCGCGGTGCTGGACGAGGCCGCGCCGCTCGCGGTCGCGATGGACCCGCTCGACGGCTCGTCGAACATCGAGACCAACGTGTCGATCGGCACCCTGTTCGGCGTGCTGCCGCATGTCGGCGAGGACACCTTCCTGCAGCCGGGCTCGAAACAGCTCGCCGCCGGCTTCGTGGTCTACGGGCCCGCGACCGCGCTGGTGCTGACTGTCGGGGCCGGCACGCAGATCTTCATGCTGGAGCGTGGCTCCGACCGGTTCCTGCGCACCCATGCCGACGTCAGGATCGCCGAGACCACCAAGGAATACGCCATCAACCAGTCGAACGTCCGGCACTGGGACGCCGCCACCAAGGGCTATATCGACGACTGCCTCGCCGGCGAGACCGGGCCGCGGTCCAAGAACTTCAACATGCGCTGGGTCGGCTCGCTGGTGGCGGACGTGTTCCGCATCCTGATCCGCGGCGGCGTGTATCTCTACCCCGGCGACCGCCGCGAGGGTTACGGCTCGGGCCGCCTCCGGCTGGTCTACGAGTGCAATCCGATCGCCATGGTCGCCGAGCAGGCCGGCGGCAAGGCGACCGACGGCAAGACCCGCATCCTCGATCTCACGCCCCAGAAGCTGCACGCCCGCTGCGCGCTGGTCGTCGGATCGGCCGAGGAGGTCGACCGTTTCGGCGGCTATTACGGCAAGCCCGCCTCGAAGGGCGGCTCCTCGCCGCTGTTCGCGAAGCGCGGGCTGTTCCTGGCCTGACGGCGGAGCGACCGATGTCGATCCGCCACCCGATCATCTCGGTCACCGGCTCGTCCGGCTCCGGCACGACGTCGGTGCGCACCACCTTCGAGCAGATTTTTCGGCGCGAGAAGATCAAGGCGGCCTTCATCGAGGGCGACGCGTTCCATCGCTTCGACCGGGAGGGGATGCGCCGCCACGCCGAGGAGGAGCAGCAGGCCGGCAACCACCACTTCTCGCATTTCGGCCATGACGGGAACCTGCTCGAGGAGCTCGAGGAGGTTTTCCGCTCCTATTCCGAGACCGGCGCGGGCAAGACCCGGCACTACGTCCACGATCTCGCGGCCTCCCAGCAGTTCGGCCTGCCGATGGGCGCCTTCACGGACTGGGAGGACCTGCCTTCCGCGACCGACATCCTGTTCTACGAGGGCCTGCACGGCGCGGTCATCGGCGACGGGCTGAACATCGCCCAATACGCCGACCTCAAGATCGGCGTCGTGCCGGTCATCAACCTCGAATGGATCCAGAAGATTCATCGCGACAAGAACGACCGCGGCTACTCGACCGACGACGTCACCAAGACGATCCTGCGGCGGATGCCGGACTACGTGAAATACATCTGCCCGCAGTTCACCAGCACCGACGTCAACTTCCAGCGCATCCCGACGGTCGACACCTCGAACCCGTTCATTGCCCGCACCATTCCCTCGGCCGAGGAATCGATGGTGGTGATCCGCTTCCGCGACCCGCACGGCATCGATTTTCCGTATCTGCTGTCGATGATCTCCTGGAGCTTCATGTCCCGGGCGAACTCGATCGTGATCCCCGGAGGAAAGCTCGACCTCGCCATGCAGCTGATCCTGACGCCGATGATCCTGAACCTGGTGGAGCGCCGGCGACACGCGGCGTAGAAATCCAAAACGTCATTCCGGCCGAAGGGTCGGAATCCAGAAACGTAGCGATTTCAATTTCTTCGATGAAGGTCGGCGCTTCTGGGTCCCGGCCCTTCGGCCGGGATGACGGCGGCGTTTCTACAAATCAATCTGAAGTGGTCCTGCTGCGGGACTGTACGCCCACGCGCCAAACGTCTAACAGCATGCGGCGCCGCAACATCGTGAAGCCCGCCATGCCGACCGCCCCCGCCCGCCCCGCCGTCATCGCCCCGTCGATCCTGTCGGCCGATTTCTCCCGGCTCGGCGAAGAGACCCGCGATGTGGTGGCGGCCGGCGCCGACTGGGTCCATCTCGACGTCATGGACGGCCATTTCGTGCCGAACATCACCTTTGGACCGGAGGTCGTGAAGAAGCTCCGGCGCTGGACCGACGCCCTGTTCGACTGCCACCTGATGATCGCGCCGGCGGACCCCTATCTCGAAGCCTTCGCCAAGGCCGGCTGCGACCGGCTGACGGTGCACGCGGAAGCCGGCCCCCATCTCGACCGCTCGCTCCAGCTCGTGAAGTCGCTCGGCAAGCAGGCGGGCGTCGCGATCAACCCCTCGACCCATGAGTCCGCGATCGAATACGTGCTCGACAAGATCGACCTCGTCGTCGTCATGACGGTCAATCCTGGTTTCGGCGGCCAGTCGTTCATTTCCGAGATGCTGCCGAAGATCGCGAGCATCCGCGAGATGATCGGCGACCGGCCGATCCGCATCGAGGTCGACGGCGGCGTGACGCCCGAGACCGCGGCGCTCTGCGCCGCGGCGGGCGCGGACGCCTTCGTCGCCGGCAATGCGGTGTTCAAGGACGGGCCCGACGCCTACGCCCGGCACATCGCGGCGATCAGGGCGTCGGCCGACGCCGCGCTTTCGGGCCTCGCCGCCTGATGCCGCTCGAGGCGCTGATCTTCGACGTCGACGGCACGCTCGCCGAGACGGAGGAGACGCACCGCGCCGCGCTGAACGCCACCTTCAAGGATTTCGGCCTCAACTGGGAATGGGACCAGGCGACCTACCGGCGCCTGCTCCACATCATGGGCGGCAAGGAACGGCTGCTGCACTTCATCGAGTTCGACGGGCCCGACGACGCCGAACGCGGCTTCAACGCGCTCGACGAGATGCACGCCGCCAAGAACCGCCATTACGGCGCCTTCGTGCGCGAGGGCGCGGTGAAGCTCAGGCCCGGGGTCGAACGGCTGCTGCACGAGGCCCGTGCGGCGGGCCTGAAGCTCGCGATCGCGACCACCACGAGCGCCAGAAACGTCGAGGCGCTGCTGACCGCGACGCTGGGGACCGACGGCCCTGCCCTGTTCGACGCGATCGCGGCCGGCGACGAAGCCGCGGCCAAGAAGCCCGCGCCCGATATCTACCTGCTCGCGATCGAGCGGCTCGGCGTCGACCCGATGGCCGCTGTCGCCTTCGAGGACACGCTGCACGGCCTGAAATCCGCAAGGTCGGCCGGGCTCAAATGCCTCGTGACGCCGAGCTTCTACAGCGACGACCAGAACTTCAGCGGCGCCATCGCCGTGTTCGACAATCTGGGCGAGGCCGACGCGCCGGCGCGGCATATGGCGGGAGCCGGCGCAGGCGAGACGCTGGTGACGGTGGATTTCCTGCGAACTCTGGTCGCATGAGGCGATTTCACGGTTTTGCGAACCGCCGCAGATAAGCCGCGATCCGGGCGTGGAAGGTGATGTGCCGGCTCGCAAGCCCGAGGTGTCGCCCGTCCGCAATGGCGGCCCCGCCCCCTTCATGCGAGAAGTTGGACGGCGCGTGCGAGTAGGCGAGGCGACTGTGGTGCGGGGGACGACTGGGCTGCGGCTCGCCGCTGTGGCGATCTCCACGCTCGGCCTCACGGCCTGCGCGGAAAAATGGGATCGGCCTGCGCTCGGGATTGACGCGCCCGGTCGCTGGAAAGACGTGCGCGATCCCAAGGCCAAATGGCCGGAGGCGCAATGGTGGCGCGGCTTCGGCTCGGCCGAGCTGACGCGCCTGATGGCCGAGGCGGAAGCCGCCAACCAGGACATCGGCGCGGCCAAGGCCCGGATCGAGCAGGCCGACGCGCAGGTCCGCATCAACGGCGCGTCGCTGATCCCGCTGATCGACGGCACTGCGCAGGCGACGGGTACGCCCAACGCGCGCACCGATAAGCTTCAAGGCCAGTATCAGGCCGGGCTCAACGTCTCCTACGAACTCGATTTCTGGGGCAAGAACCGCGCGACCCTGCGCGCGGCGCGCGCGACCGCCATCTCGGCCCGCTTCGACGAGGAGGTGGTCGCGCTAACGACCACCACCAGCGTCGCCAACACCTATTTCGCTCTGATGTCCGCGCAGGAGCGGCTCGCGATCGCACGCGGCAACGTCAGCTCGGCGCAGACCATCCTCAACGCCATCCAGGCCCGGGTCGACGTCGGCACGGCTTCGGCGCTCGACCGCGCGCAGCAGCGCGCCGTGCTCGACCAGCAGCGCGCCGCGATCCCGCCGATCGAGCAGGAGATCCGCACCAACGAGACCGCGATCGCCCTGCTGCTGGGCCGGCCGCCGGTGCGGGTCGACATCAAGGGCGGGCGGCTGACGAGCCTGAAGGTTCCGAAGGTAGCGCCCGGCATGCCAGCGGCTCTGCTCGCCCGGCGGCCGGACGTGCGTGAGGCGGAGGCCAATCTCGAATCGACCGACGCCGACATCACCGCCGCGCGCGCCGCCTTCCTGCCGTCGATCGACCTGACCGCGCAGGGCGGCTTCGAGAGCACGGCGCTGCGCTCGCTCATTTCGAGCGGCAGCTTCGCCTACCAGCTCGCGGCCGGCGCGACGCAGCCGATCCTGGATCAGTCGCTGCCCGGCAATCTCGACCTCGCCAAGGGCAACTACCGCGAAAACCTGTTCGCCTATCGCAAGGCCGCGACGCAGTCCTTCGTCGACGTCGAGAACGCGCTGATCGGGGTCCGCAAGACCGCCGAGCAGGTCCGACTGCAGGAGGCCGCGGTGAAGAGCGCACGCGAGGCCTATGACATCGCGCAGGCCCAGATGAAGGAGGGCGCGATCGACATCGTGACCGTGCTCAACACCCAGCAGACCCTGTTCGACGCGCAGGACGCGCTGGCGACCGGGCGGCTCTCGCGCTTCCAGGCGCTGGTCTCGATGTTCGAGGCGCTCGGCGGCGGCTGGGCGGCAGGCGGCAGGCCCGCCGGCGGCGAGCCCCTGCCCGCCTTCAACGTGCCAAAGGTCGCCGCCCGATGAAGCGCGTCATCGTCTTCCTGTTGGTCGTCGCGGCCGGCGTCGCGGCATGGCGGTTCTGGCCCCCGCCCGCGCCGTTCTGGCCGCCGCCATTCCTCGCGTCGAAGGACACGCAGGGCCAGCAAAGCGAGACCCGACGCGGCGGTCGTCGCGGCGGCGGCGACGAGGCGGTGCCTGTGATCGTGTCGAAGGCCGAGCGCAAGGACGTGCCCGTCTATCTCGACGGCGTCGGCTCGTTCCAGGCGCCCAACACCGTGACGGTGCGCCCGCAGGTCGAGGGCACGCTGGTCGAGGTCGCGTTCCGCGAGGGCCAAGACGTCAAGGCCGGCGACGTGCTCGCCCGTATCGACCCTGCCACCTATCAGGCGCAGTACGATCAGGCGGTCGCGCAGAAGGCGCAGTTCGAGGCGCAGCTCGCCAACGCCCGCCGCGACTACGAGCGCTATTCGCGCCTCGCCAAGAACGACTTCGGCACCCAGCAGCAGGCCGACACGGCGAAGTCCACGATCGACCAGCTCTCGGCGCAGGTGCGCTATTACGGGGCGCTGATCGACCAGGCGAAGACGACGCTCGACCGCACGACGGTCCGCGCGCCGCTCTCGGGACGCACGGGCGTACGCGGCGTCGACCAGGGCAACTACGTGACGGCCGGCGACACGACCGGCATCGTGACGATCACGCAGGTGCAGCCGATCGCGGCGCTGTTCACCCTGCCGCAGCAGAACATCGCGGCGGTGACGAAAGCGCAGTCGCGCGGGCCCGTGGCGGTCGAGGCGCTGACCGGCGACGGCGCGACGGTTCTGGACAAGGGTGCGCTCGACGTTCTCGACAACCAGGTCGACCAGACCACCGGCACGGTGAAGCTGAAGGCCACCTTCCCGAACGCGGCGCTGTCGCTGTGGCCCGGCCAGTTCACGACGATCCGGGTCGCGGCCGACGTGCTGAAGAACGTGGTGACTGTTCCGGGGCCGGCGGTGCAGCAGGGTCCCGACGGGCCGTTCGTGTTCGTCGTCAAGGACGGCGCGACGGTCGGCCAGCGCCCCGTGACGGTGACGCGGCAGGATGCGAGCCTCGCCGTCATCGCGTCGGGCGTCGAGGCCGGGGATCAGGTCGTCACCACCGGGTTCACGCGCCTTCGCGACGGATCGAAGGTCGCGGTCGGCTCGCCAGGCGCGGACAGCGATCCGGAGGACGAGGTTCCGTCACCGAGCGCGAAGACGGAGGAGACGCCGCGCGCCGAGGGCGTGACGCGGTGACGGTTGAACGCGACGCGTCTCGGATCCTCTCCTGCGAAGCGGGGGAGGGGGACCATGGCGTGAGCCATGGTGGAGGGGGTCCGCTTCAGAATGAGACTCCTCCGGGGCAGGAGCGCTCTACGCCCCGCCCCCTCCACCGCTTCGCGGTCCCCCTTCCCCGTGCTGCGCACGGAGGAGGATCAGAGGCGT
Protein-coding sequences here:
- a CDS encoding efflux RND transporter periplasmic adaptor subunit, which gives rise to MKRVIVFLLVVAAGVAAWRFWPPPAPFWPPPFLASKDTQGQQSETRRGGRRGGGDEAVPVIVSKAERKDVPVYLDGVGSFQAPNTVTVRPQVEGTLVEVAFREGQDVKAGDVLARIDPATYQAQYDQAVAQKAQFEAQLANARRDYERYSRLAKNDFGTQQQADTAKSTIDQLSAQVRYYGALIDQAKTTLDRTTVRAPLSGRTGVRGVDQGNYVTAGDTTGIVTITQVQPIAALFTLPQQNIAAVTKAQSRGPVAVEALTGDGATVLDKGALDVLDNQVDQTTGTVKLKATFPNAALSLWPGQFTTIRVAADVLKNVVTVPGPAVQQGPDGPFVFVVKDGATVGQRPVTVTRQDASLAVIASGVEAGDQVVTTGFTRLRDGSKVAVGSPGADSDPEDEVPSPSAKTEETPRAEGVTR